A window of Lepidochelys kempii isolate rLepKem1 chromosome 1, rLepKem1.hap2, whole genome shotgun sequence contains these coding sequences:
- the CHD4 gene encoding chromodomain-helicase-DNA-binding protein 4 isoform X3, protein MASGIGSPSPCSAGSDDEEMEILLNNSIPQHPEPEEEPEEELLSEAETPKIKKKKKPKKLKEPKVPKLSKRQKKELGDSSGEGNEFVEEEEEVLHSDSEGSDYTPGRKKKKKLGPKKEKKNKAKRKEEEEEEEEDDDSKEPKSSAQLLEDWGMEDIDHIFTEEDYRTLTNYKAFSQFVRPLIAAKNPKIAVSKMMMVLGAKWREFSTNNPFKGSSGASVAAAAAAAVAVVESMVANVDAVLPQPPADVPLRKAKTKEGKGPNARRKPKASPRVPDIKKPKTKKVAPLKIKLGGFSSKRKRSSSEDEDLDVESDFDDASINSYSVSDGSTSRSSRSRKKLKAGKRKKKGEDDSTVPVDGYETDHQDYCEVCQQGGEIILCDTCPRAYHMVCLDPDMEKAPEGKWSCPHCEKEGIQWEAKEDNSEGEEILEDVVGDPEEEDDHHMEFCRVCKDGGELLCCDACPSSYHIHCLNPPLPEIPNGEWLCPRCTCPSLKGKVQKILIWKWGQPPLPTPVPRPTDADPNTPSPKPLEGRPERQFFVKWQGMSYWHCSWVSELQLELHCQVMFRNYQRKNDMDEPPSGDFGGEEEKSRKRKNKDPKFAEMEERFYRYGIKPEWMMIHRILNHSVDKKGNVHYLIKWRDLPYDQASWESEDVEVQDYDLYKQAYWNHRELMRGEEGRPGKKIKKVKMRKLERPPDTPTVDPTVKYDRQPEYLDVTGGTLHPYQLEGLNWLRFSWAQGTDTILADEMGLGKTVQTAVFLYSLYKEGHSKGPFLVSAPLSTIINWEREFEMWAPDMYVVTYVGDKDSRAIIRENEFSFEDNAIRGGKKASRMKKEASVKFHVLLTSYELITIDMAILGSIDWACLIVDEAHRLKNNQSKFFRVLNGYSLQHKLLLTGTPLQNNLEELFHLLNFLTPERFHNLEGFLEEFADIAKEDQIKKLHDMLGPHMLRRLKADVFKNMPSKTELIVRVELSPMQKKYYKYILTRNFEALNARGGGNQVSLLNVVMDLKKCCNHPYLFPVAAMEAPKMPNGMYDGSALIRASGKLLLLQKMLKNLKEGGHRVLIFSQMTKMLDLLEDFLEHEGYKYERIDGGITGNMRQEAIDRFNAPGAQQFCFLLSTRAGGLGINLATADTVIIYDSDWNPHNDIQAFSRAHRIGQNKKVMIYRFVTRASVEERITQVAKKKMMLTHLVVRPGLGSKTGSMSKQELDDILKFGTEELFKDEATEGGDSKEGEDSSVIHYDDKAIERLLDRNQDETEDTELQGMNEYLSSFKVAQYVVREEEMGQEEEEVEREIIKQEESVDPDYWEKLLRHHYEQQQEDLARNLGKGKRIRKQVNYNDGSQEDRDWQDDQSDNQSDYSVASEEGDEDFDERSEAARRPSRKGLRNDKDKPLPPLLARVGGNIEVLGFNARQRKAFLNAIMRYGMPPQDAFTTQWLVRDLRGKSEKEFKAYVSLFMRHLCEPGADGAETFADGVPREGLSRQHVLTRIGVMSLIRKKVQEFEHVNGRWSMPELAEIEENKKLLQPGSPSPKTPTPSTPGDTQPNTPAPALPPEEGVKVEEGASTREQGEPMESEKESNLPAAEAEIPMECAQPVETPPQEAKSPVNPPEAEEKKPEETEVKEEPMEMESKADVEKIEDRVSTEPSAEPPTINLDEKEEKKEDDKRDVVMLQNGEMLKDSLDERHKKAVKQRFMFNIADGGFTELHSLWQNEERAATVTKKTYEIWHRRHDYWLLAGIINHGYARWQDIQNDPRYAILNEPFKGEMNRGNFLEIKNKFLARRFKLLEQALVIEEQLRRAAYLNMSEDPSHPSMALNTRFAEVECLAESHQHLSKESMAGNKPANAVLHKVLKQLEELLSDMKADVTRLPATIARIPPVAVRLQMSERNILSRLANRSSEPPPPPPPQQVAQQQ, encoded by the exons ATGGCATCGGGCATTGGATCCCCATCACCTTGTTCTGCTGGCAGTGATGATGAGGAGATGGAAATCCTGCTGAATAACAGCATCCCTCAGCACCCAG AGCCTGAAGAAGAGCCAGAGGAAGAGTTGCTATCAGAGGCTGAAACTCCCAAAatcaagaagaaaaagaagcccAAGAAGCTGAAGGAACCAAAAGTGCCCAAACTTAGCAAGCGTCAGAAAAAGGAG CTAGGGGACAGCTCTGGTGAAGGGAATGAGTTTgtggaggaagaagaagaggtgCTGCACTCAGACAGTGAGGGCAGTGACTACACCCCtgggaggaagaaaaagaagaaattagggcccaagaaggaaaagaaaaacaaagccaagcgcaaggaggaggaggaggaagaagaggaagatgatgACTCAAAG GAACCCAAATCATCTGCTCAGCTCCTGGAAGACTGGGGTATGGAGGACATTGATCATATCTTCACAGAGGAGGATTACCGCACTCTCACCAACTACAAGGCTTTCAGCCAGTTTGTCAG GCCACTCATAGCTGCCAAGAACCCTAAGATAGCTGTCTCAAAGATGATGATGGTGCTGGGGGCCAAGTGGCGAGAGTTCAGCACTAACAACCCCTTCAAAGGCAGTTCAGGGGCCTCTGTGGCGGCTGCAGCGGCTGCGGCTGTGGCTGTGGTAGAGAGCATGGTGGCCAATGTGGATgctgtcctgccccagccccctgctgatGTGCCACTACGTAAGGCCAAGACCAAGGAGGGCAAAG GGCCTAATGCCCGACGGAAGCCCAAGGCCAGTCCTCGTGTTCCTGATATCAAGAAACCCAAAACCAAGAAGgtggctcctctgaaaatcaaactgGGAGGATTTAGCTCCAAGCGTAAGAGATCATCA AGTGAAGATGAGGATCTGGATGTGGAATCAGACTTTGATGATGCTAGCATCAATAGCTACTCTGTTTCAGATGGATCCACTAGCCGCAGCAGCCGCAGCCGCAAGAAACTCAAGgctgggaaaaggaaaaagaaag GTGAGGATGACTCCACAGTTCCTGTGGATGGCTATGAGACAGATCACCAGGACTATTGTGAGGTGTGTCAGCAGGGAGGAGAAATCATCCTATGTGACACCTGTCCCCGTGCCTACCACATGGTCTGCCTGGACCCAGACATGGAGAAAGCCCCAGAGGGCAAATGGAGCTGCCCACACTGT GAGAAGGAGGGGATCCAGTGGGAGGCAAAGGAGGATAACTCTGAAGGCGAGGAGATCCTGGAGGATGTTGTGGGAGACCCTGAGGAGGAGGATGATCACCACATGGAGTTCTGCCGGGTCTGCAAGGATGGAGGGGAGCTGCTCTGCTGTGATGCCTGTCCCTCTTCCTACCACATTCACTGTCTAAATCCCCCACTGCCAGAGATTCCTAATGGGGAATGGCTGTGCCCTCGCTGCACT TGCCCATCGCTGAAGGGGAAGGTGCAGAAGATCTTGATCTGGAAGTGGGGCCAGCCCCCGCTGCCCACACCAGTACCCCGACCAACTGATGCAGACCCTAAcactccctcccccaagcccttaGAGGGCCGGCCTGAGCGGCAGTTCTTCGTCAAATGGCAGGGCATGTCCTATTGGCACTGTTCGTGGGTGTCTGAGCTGCAG ctggagctgCACTGCCAAGTGATGTTCCGAAATTACCAACGCAAGAATGATATGGATGAGCCACCCTCAGGAGActttgggggtgaggaggagaagaGCCGCAAGCGAAAGAACAAGGACCCCAAGTTCGCTGAGATGGAGGAGCGCTTCTATCGCTATGGGATCAAGCCTGAGTGGATGATGATCCACCGGATCCTCAACCACAG TGTGGATAAGAAGGGGAATGTCCACTATCTGATTAAATGGAGGGACCTTCCCTATGACCAGGCTTCCTGGGAGAGTGAGGATGTGGAGGTGCAGGACTATGACCTCTACAAACAGGCCTACTGGAATCACAG GGAGCTGATGAGAGGTGAAGAAGGTCGGCCTGGCAAGAAGATAAAGAAGGTGAAGATGCGGAAGCTGGAAAGGCCCCCAGACACACCCACAGTGGAT CCAACGGTGAAATATGACCGGCAGCCAGAGTACCTTGATGTAACAGGAGGGACGCTGCACCCCTATCAGCTGGAGGGGCTGAACTGGTTGCGCTTCTCCTGGGCACAGGGCACAGACACTATCTTGGCTGATGAAATGGGGCTGGGCAAGACAGTGCAGACAGCTGTGTTCCTGTACTCTCTGTACAAAGAG GGCCACTCAAAGGGACCCTTTCTGGTGAGTGCCCCACTCTCCACAATTATCAACTGGGAGCGGGAGTTTGAGATGTGGGCTCCAGACATGTATGTGGTGACCTACGTTGGGGACAAGGACAGCCGGGCCATCATCCGGGAGAATGAGTTCTCCTTCGAGGACAATGCCATACGTGGGGGAAAGAAGGCATCCAGGATGAAG AAGGAAGCATCTGTGAAGTTCCATGTGCTGCTCACCTCCTATGAGCTGATCACAATTGACATGGCCATTCTGGGTTCCATTGACTGGGCCTGTCTTATTGTGGATGAAGCTCACCGGCTCAAGAACAATCAATCTAAG TTTTTCCGGGTGCTGAATGGATATTCCCTGCAGCACAAGCTACTGCTCACAGGGACCCCTCTGCAGAACAACCTGGAGGAACTGTTCCACCTACTCAACTTCCTGACACCGGAGAGATTCCA TAACTTGGAAGGCTTCCTGGAAGAGTTTGCAGACATTGCCAAGGAGGATCAGATCAAGAAGCTGCATGACATGTTGGGCCCACATATGCTGAGGCGCCTCAAGGCTGATGTTTTCAAGAACATGCCCTCCAAGACTGAACTCATTGTCCGGGTGGAGCTGAGCCCCATGCAGAA GAAATACTATAAATACATCTTGACAAGGAACTTTGAGGCACTGAATGCACGAGGTGGTGGCAACCAGGTCTCCCTGCTCAATGTGGTCATGGATCTGAAGAAATGTTGTAACCACCCTTACCTCTTTCCCGTTGCTGCTATG GAAGCTCCAAAGATGCCAAATGGGATGTATGATGGTAGTGCCCTGATCCGGGCATCTGggaaactgctgctgctccagaaGATGTTGAAGAACCTCAAGGAAGGAGGCCACAGGGTGCTCATCTTCTCACAG ATGACTAAAATGTTGGATCTTTTGGAGGATTTTCTGGAACATGAAGGGTACAAATATGAGCGGATTGATGGTGGGATCACAGGGAACATGCGCCAGGAGGCCATTGATCGCTTCAATG CTCCTGGTGCTCAGCAGTTCTGCTTCCTGCTTTCCACTCGAGCTGGGGGGCTCGGTATCAACCTGGCCACAGCAGACACAGTGATTATCTATGATTCAGACTGGAACCCACACAATGACATCCAG GCTTTCAGCCGTGCACACAGGATCGGACAGAACAAGAAAGTGATGATTTACCGTTTTGTGACACGGGCTTCAGTAGAAGAGCGTATCACTCAGGTGGCCAAGAAGAAGATGATGCTAACACATCTGGTGGTGAGGCCAGGGTTGGGCTCCAAGACAGGCTCCATGTCCAAGCAGGAGCTTGATGACATCTTGAAGTTCGGGACTGAGGAGCTCTTCAAGGATGAGGCCACTGAGGGTG GTGATAGCAAAGAGGGTGAGGACAGCAGTGTCATCCACTACGATGACAAGGCAATTGAGCGACTACTGGATCGAAATCAGGATGAGACTGAAGACACAGAGCTGCAGGGCATGAATGAGTATCTCAGCTCCTTCAAGGTGGCCCAGTATGTGGTACGGGAAGAAGAGATGGGG caggaggaggaggaggtggaacgGGAGATCATCAAGCAAGAAGAGTCAGTGGACCCCGATTACTGGGAGAAGTTGCTGCGTCACCACTatgaacagcagcaggaggaCCTGGCTAGGAACCTGGGCAAGGGTAAACGTATCCGCAAGCAGGTCAACTACAATGACGGCTCCCAGGAGGACAGAG ATTGGCAGGATGACCAGTCAGATAACCAGTCGGATTATTCAGTggcttctgaggaaggagatgaGGATTTTGATGAGAGATCTGAAG CTGCTCGCCGGCCCAGTCGCAAAGGCCTGAGAAACGACAAAGACAAGCCCCTGCCTCCTCTTCTTGCCCGTGTGGGAGGGAACATTGAA GTGCTGGGCTTCAATGCCCGCCAGCGCAAGGCCTTCCTTAATGCCATCATGCGCTATGGGATGCCACCCCAGGATGCCTTCACCACCCAGTGGCTTGTCCGGGACCTGCGTGGCAAGTCTGAGAAGGAGTTCAA GGCCTACGTCTCGCTGTTCATGCGTCACCTATGTGAGCCGGGAGCAGATGGTGCGGAGACCTTCGCAGATGGGGTTCCACGGGAGGGGCTGTCCCGCCAGCATGTCCTCACCCGCATTGGGGTCATGTCACTCATACGCAAAAAG GTGCAAGAATTCGAGCATGTGAATGGGCGCTGGAGTATGCCAGAACTGGCAGAGATAGAGGAGAACAAGAAGCTTTTGCAGCCAGGCTCGCCCTCCCCCAAAACCCCCACACCCTCCACACCAGGGGACACACAGCCTAAcacacctgcccctgcccttccaCCTG AAGAGGGTGTGAAGGTGGAAGAAGGAGCCAGTACTAGGGAGCAAGGGGAGCCCATGGAGTCTGAGAAGGAATCCAACCTACCTGCTGCTGAAGCAGAGATCCCAATGGAG TGTGCCCAGCCTGTGGAGACACCCCCACAAGAGGCAAAGTCCCCAGTGAACCCCCCAGAAGCAGAGGAGAAAAAGCCAGAGGAAACAGAGGTGAAGGAGGAGCCAATGGAAATGGAAAGCAAAG CTGATGTGGAGAAGATTGAAGATAGAGTGTCTACTGAGCCCTCTGCTGAACCTCCAACCATCAACCTGGATGAGAAGG aggagaagaaggaagatGACAAGAGAGATGTGGTGATGCTGCAGAATGGGGAGATGCTGAAGGACTCTCTTGATGAGAGGCACAAGAAGGCAGTGAAGCAGCGCTTCATGTTCAACATAGCTGATGGTGGCTTCACTG AGTTGCATTCTCTATGGCAAAATGAAGAACGAGCAGCAACTGTCACCAAGAAAACCTACGAGATCTGGCACCGGCGCCATGACTACTGGCTTCTGGCTGGGATCATCAA TCATGGCTATGCCCGCTGGCAGGACATTCAGAATGATCCACGTTATGCCATCCTCAATGAACCCTTCAAGGGTGAGATGAACAGGGGCAACTTCCTGGAGATCAAGAATAAGTTCCTGGCCAGGAGGTTCAAG CTGCTGGAGCAGGCTCTGGTGATTGAGGAGCAGCTGCGGCGAGCTGCCTATCTGAACATGTCAGAAGATCCATCGCACCCGTCTATGGCCCTCAATACACGTTTTGCTGAGGTGGAGTGTCTGGCGGAGAGCCACCAGCACCTGTCCAAGGAGTCAATGGCTGGGAACAAGCCAGCCAATGCTGTTCTTCACAAAG TTTTGAAGCAGCTGGAGGAGCTTCTGAGTGACATGAAGGCAGATGTGACTCGGCTGCCTGCCACTATTGCCCGCATCCCACCTGTGGCTGTGCGCCTCCAGATGTCTGAGCGTAACATCCTCAGTCGATTGGCTAACCGCAGCAGTGaacctcctcccccaccgcctccccaaCAG GTGGCCCAGCAGCAATGA